A region from the Manihot esculenta cultivar AM560-2 chromosome 13, M.esculenta_v8, whole genome shotgun sequence genome encodes:
- the LOC110629193 gene encoding polyubiquitin produces the protein MKVTIVDRARQFRMEVGPQEPVLEIKAKIEDLLGVPVSEQILSVLGWELVDGLDMEDYPIVTEGTKIDLTIKPVTPPSFNNLSGKLQITVKFLAKQINIEVDTTDTVSSLKEKIHAVESTPIETMSLSFSGVELDEDSRNLSEYGISEFSEIVMFLKTVNPVMRDNLPMNPPTGKLNIVVKTCSAFLTEASIPLEMKDSNTVNDLRSLLLSRKILPEDDYFFIYKQQVMEDNRSLRWHGVENGHSLYVFKGTVTEP, from the coding sequence ATGAAGGTCACCATTGTAGATAGGGCAAGACAATTTCGCATGGAAGTTGGTCCTCAAGAACCTGTTCTTGAAATCAAAGCAAAGATTGAGGACCTCCTAGGCGTTCCAGTGTCTGAACAAATTCTCTCAGTCCTTGGCTGGGAATTGGTCGATGGACTAGACATGGAAGATTACCCCATTGTCACTGAAGGCACAAAGATTGATCTCACAATCAAGCCAGTGACTCCTCCATCATTCAACAACCTCAGTGGAAAGCTTCAAATCACAGTAAAATTTTTAGCTAAACAGATTAACATAGAGGTTGATACAACAGACACTGTGAGTAGCTTGAAAGAAAAAATCCACGCCGTTGAGAGCACACCAATCGAAACAATgtctctttccttttctgggGTAGAATTAGATGAAGATTCTCGCAATCTCAGCGAGTATGGTATTAGTGAATTCTCTGAAATCGTTATGTTTCTTAAGACTGTGAATCCTGTAATGAGGGATAATCTTCCTATGAATCCTCCAACGGGAAAGCTGAACATTGTGGTGAAAACTTGTTCTGCTTTTCTTACTGAAGCGAGCATTCCTTTGGAGATGAAGGATTCTAACACTGTTAATGACCTAAGGAGTCTTCTTTTGAGCAGAAAAATTCTTCCAGAAGATGACTATTTTTTCATTTACAAGCAGCAGGTCATGGAAGATAATCGTAGCCTTCGGTGGCATGGCGTGGAGAATGGACACTCTCTTTATGTGTTCAAGGGGACAGTAACGGAACCTTGA